Within the Hevea brasiliensis isolate MT/VB/25A 57/8 chromosome 2, ASM3005281v1, whole genome shotgun sequence genome, the region TGCAAACATCCTTTTTAACCAGCCGAGTTGCGAATTCAGTTTGCCTTAATtatgctgattttttttttcttcatatggTGCCTGTTTCTGTTCATATTGATTGAGATATAACGCgtttttgtttcttttgaaagcAAGGCGCTTCAGGAATATGGGAGCAAGATGACAAAGCTATCCCAAAGAATCATTGAGATTCTATTGCGAAGCTTGGAAGATGGTCTTGATCATAAGAAATACTATGAATCTGAATTCAAGAATGGCCATGGATATTTGAGGATTATAAACTACACACCTCTAAAATGTCTGGATGATGAGGTTGAGGGCCTCGGGATGCATACAGACATGAGCTGCGTAACGATTGTTTACCAAGACCAAATTGGCGGGCTTCAGGTGAAATCTAGGGAAGGGAAGTGGATGGACATAAACCCCTGTGAGGAAACTTTGGTGGTGAACATAGGAGATATGTTGCAAGCTTGGAGCAATGAGAAATTTAGATCATCAGAACATCGAGTTATTTTGAAAAAACCAGTTAACCGATTCTCTCTTGCTTTTTTCTGGTGCTTTGAGGATGAGAAGGTGATCTTTGCACCAGATGAAGTAGTTGGAGAAGGATATGCAAGAATTTACAAGCCGTTTGTCTGTTCAGATTATTTGAAATTCAGAGAGAGCAGTGAGAGAGGGAAGTTTGAAAAGGTTGGCTTCACTGTTAGAGATTTCGCTGGGATAAATCTCTGAAGTCATGGCTGGAAAATCCAAGTTGAAATAGTTGTTCTTCATGGACTTTGGTCATATTATTTATGTTAGCTAGTTAGATAACCTTCAAGATGGGCAAGTTATGGTTTGTAAAGTTGAAGAGTTGGGTTAGTTGAGTTTGGGAGCCTTGGCATGTTAGGCAGTTAAATACTTAATAGTGCAAGGGCCGTACAGTTGCAGATCAACTTCCAACTTCACATGTTTGTATATAATATCATTTGTGTAATTATGTGTTTATTAATGGATGGGATATAATAGTTTAAAGCTATTTCCCAAAGCATCtacaatttttttttcccttaatgGTTTTATCATTGCAAATCATCCATTCTATGAGCATCTGATGTCAAAAAAGATGCTTGTCAAAAAAACTGATACAAATAAGAAATTATAATTGGCTGGAATTTTAAGTGTGATGTAATGAGTTATTAGTTATGATCATCATTCTTTTTTGCAATTTCATTTCAACGAAGTTTTGGTTTCTTGGTCAAAGCTCATGCTGCAAATGTGGGGCATAATTATGGATGCAGTTGATCAGCTAAAGTCGAAACAATTGTTACAGAAATCAGTTAGGAAGTAGTTTGAATTTTAAGCAGCTACAGCTACAAATTACACAACTATCTAGAACTAGAAGCCAACTCTCTACTGAACAGGGATAAGTTGAAACTAACACCTCCAACTCTTAATTACTGCCAATCTTCCAAAGTGCTTGTTTGATCATCCCAGCAGGTGCAACTGCTGCTCCTTGAAACTGAAATGAAGTTCATCAGATTTTAGCTTATGTGAATTGTGAacaataaaataagaagaaaaggcAGTAAATGGGCTCTTCCTAGATTGCCCTTCAGCACAAAACTTAGACTTTAGGGTCACTGTGAGAATGCCATCAATAGTAGATGACTGAACTGAGTGCACATCCAAGTGAAGATTGTTGATTTCATCCATGATGTCAAGCAATATGTACTACCTGTAAGAACATTTCATCTCAATCAGAACCTCCTTCTCCCTCATGCTGACCTTAACATCTGACATCAAGCCATCCTGATCAGTTACCATTTCATTAAGCTCTGGGTCAGTTACATAGATGTCACTGGCCTTCCTCTTGTTTAACCAAAGCTTCTTGCCATTTTCAGTCGCCTTGTTTTCATAGTTATCTGATGTCTGCTCTGCCATGTCAAAATCATTCCTTCTGGGTCTTTCTGTATACTCCACAGAGTCCATGCAAGATTCCAATTCTTCAACTCTTGCCTCAAGCTCTTTTAAGTATCTAATCATGTCATCCAGGATTGATGCTTTgttgatctatatgaacatgatAATGCGCATTAGCTTAATCACTACAATATCAAAATATTTATAAGAAACTTGTAATATATGAAGCATGAAATTTCCAGTCACTATCAAGTTTGACAAAATTTGCAACAAAGGCAGACTAATTACCTCACCAACAGAATGGATCATTAATTTGAGTCCCCGGCATATTTCATTGCTTTTCAACTTCCTACAACAATCT harbors:
- the LOC110660599 gene encoding gibberellin 20-oxidase-like protein, giving the protein MSGALCKALQEYGSKMTKLSQRIIEILLRSLEDGLDHKKYYESEFKNGHGYLRIINYTPLKCLDDEVEGLGMHTDMSCVTIVYQDQIGGLQVKSREGKWMDINPCEETLVVNIGDMLQAWSNEKFRSSEHRVILKKPVNRFSLAFFWCFEDEKVIFAPDEVVGEGYARIYKPFVCSDYLKFRESSERGKFEKVGFTVRDFAGINL